In Equus przewalskii isolate Varuska chromosome 22, EquPr2, whole genome shotgun sequence, the following proteins share a genomic window:
- the HACD4 gene encoding very-long-chain (3R)-3-hydroxyacyl-CoA dehydratase 4, with amino-acid sequence MGSTAHPAWLQPRYRRNIYLFIYYLIQFCGHSWIFTNMTVRFFSFGKDSMVDTFYAIGLVMRLCQSVSLLELLHICVGIESNHLLPRFLQLTERIIILFVVITSQEEVQGKYVVCVLFFFWNLLDMVRYTYSMLSVIGISYAILTWLSQTLWMPVYPLCVLAEAFAVYQSLPYFESFGTYSTTLPFDLSIYFPYVLKIYLMMLFIGMYFTYSHLYSERSDMLRVFPIKKRKI; translated from the exons ATGGGGTCCACGGCGCACCCCGCCTGGCTGCAGCCCAG GTATCGGAGGAACATCTATCTTTTTATCTACTACTTAATCCAGTTCTGTGGCCACTCATGGATATTTACAAATATGACAGTCAGAttcttttcatttggaaaag ATTCCATGGTTGACACTTTTTATGCCATTGGACTTGTGATGCGACTTTGCCAATCCGTCTCCCTCTTGGAGTTGCTGCACATATGTGTTGGCATTGAATCGAACCATCTTCTTCCCAGGTTCCTGCAG CTCACAGAGAGAATAATCATCCTCTTTGTGGTGATCACCAGTCAAGAGGAAGTCCAAGGGAAATACGTGGTgtgtgttttattcttcttttggaaTCTATTGGATATGGTTAG GTACACTTACAGCATGCTTTCAGTCATTGGAATATCCTACGCCATCTTGACGTGGCTCAGTCAAACACTATGGATGCCCGTTTATCCTTTGTGTGTTCTTGCTGAAG CATTTGCCGTCTATCAGTCACTGCCTTATTTTGAATCATTTGGCACTTACTCCACAACGCTGCCCTTTGACTTATCCATCTATTTCCCATACGTGCTGAAAATATATCTCATGATGCTCTTTATAG GTATGTATTTTACCTACAGTCATCTTTACTCCGAAAGAAGTGACATGCTCAGAGTCTTCCccattaaaaagaggaaaatctga